In one Natronosalvus amylolyticus genomic region, the following are encoded:
- a CDS encoding tRNA(Ile)(2)-agmatinylcytidine synthase produces MAVIGLDDTDSRTRGMCTTYVAVQVARALERETTGSVERILLVRLNPAVEFKTRGNAALAIHLAADNGDVNSGTLETLTETAYEVTREVLEELAVVDDERTNPGFVVAGHEPDETPAAVSRFAVDAITSHLTIEDAVSLADEHGYRHWGAGNGRGRIGAMAAVGAWAALEDWTYECISYRNADRWGTDRDVDLETVFVAADQGYPTVWDTVDREEGEGVCVPHTPGPILYGIRGDDPEAVEAVANAIESEPVVERQLFVTNQGTDAHLGESLERFDRVRDGHAYRLTGWVSSEPTTRRGGHVFFGFTDSRTTADSPTTLTCAAFEPTKRFRDRVRALEVGDRLTVCGEVSDGTVKLEKFAVRDLVTTEPVTPTCPSCGRRMKSAGRNQGYRCRDCDTSTESKVERPLERDLEAGWYEVPPCARRHIAKPLIRGGFDAPTHPER; encoded by the coding sequence ATGGCAGTCATCGGTCTCGATGATACCGACTCACGAACCCGCGGGATGTGTACCACCTACGTCGCCGTCCAGGTCGCTCGCGCCCTCGAGCGGGAAACGACTGGGTCAGTCGAGCGTATACTCCTGGTTCGACTCAATCCCGCCGTCGAGTTCAAAACGCGCGGCAACGCCGCGCTCGCAATCCACCTCGCGGCCGACAACGGGGATGTGAATAGCGGCACGCTCGAGACACTCACGGAGACGGCCTACGAGGTCACGCGAGAGGTGCTCGAGGAACTGGCCGTCGTCGACGACGAGCGGACGAATCCCGGGTTCGTCGTCGCCGGACACGAACCCGACGAGACGCCGGCAGCCGTTTCGAGATTCGCGGTCGACGCTATCACCAGCCACCTCACCATCGAAGACGCCGTTTCCCTCGCCGACGAACACGGTTACCGCCACTGGGGTGCCGGCAACGGCCGCGGCCGAATCGGTGCGATGGCCGCCGTCGGTGCCTGGGCCGCCCTCGAGGACTGGACCTACGAGTGCATCTCCTATCGGAACGCCGACCGCTGGGGTACCGACCGGGACGTCGACCTCGAGACCGTGTTCGTCGCTGCCGATCAGGGATACCCGACCGTCTGGGACACAGTCGACCGGGAGGAAGGTGAAGGCGTCTGCGTTCCACACACCCCCGGCCCCATCCTCTATGGGATTCGCGGTGACGATCCCGAAGCGGTCGAAGCCGTCGCCAACGCTATCGAGAGCGAACCCGTCGTCGAACGCCAGTTGTTCGTGACGAATCAGGGAACTGACGCCCATCTGGGTGAATCCCTCGAGCGGTTCGATCGCGTCCGTGACGGCCACGCCTACCGACTCACCGGCTGGGTCTCGAGCGAGCCAACCACTCGTCGGGGCGGCCACGTCTTTTTCGGGTTCACAGACTCGAGAACTACTGCCGACTCACCGACCACGCTCACCTGTGCAGCCTTCGAGCCGACAAAGCGGTTTCGTGACCGCGTCCGGGCACTCGAGGTCGGAGACCGGTTGACCGTCTGTGGCGAGGTAAGCGACGGGACAGTCAAACTCGAGAAGTTCGCCGTCCGTGACCTCGTGACGACCGAACCTGTAACGCCGACCTGCCCTTCTTGTGGCCGCCGAATGAAAAGTGCCGGACGAAACCAGGGCTATCGCTGTCGGGATTGTGATACGAGTACCGAGAGCAAAGTCGAACGACCCCTCGAGCGGGACCTCGAGGCCGGGTGGTACGAGGTACCGCCGTGTGCACGTCGGCATATCGCGAAACCGCTGATCAGAGGCGGATTCGACGCACCGACACATCCGGAGCGGTAA
- a CDS encoding OBG GTPase family GTP-binding protein: MGLEEEIEAIEEEIASTPYNKSTEAHIGRLKSKLAEKKEKLQNQSSAGGGTGYSVEKTGDATVALVGFPSVGKSSLLNSLTNAESETGDYEFTTLDVNPGMCKHRGANMQLLDVPGLIKGAATGKGDGKQVLAVVRNADLILFVLSVFEIEQYDRLQEELYNINIRVDKQPPRVTVRPKIKDGIKVTSSADQDLDDDTIKEVLRDQGYVNADLNLGEKVDIDRLIDGLMENREYIPSITCVNKVDLINPEYKETVDQQLRDRGLDPEEVTFISAEKEKGLEALKDRMWDNLDLIRVYMDKPGRGVDYEEPLVIKAGSTIEDAVEKLGGEMQERFRFARVSGPSATHDKQQVGDQHVLEDEDVLKLILRR, encoded by the coding sequence ATGGGGCTCGAGGAGGAGATCGAGGCAATCGAAGAAGAAATCGCCAGCACGCCCTACAACAAGTCGACGGAGGCCCACATCGGCCGCCTGAAGTCGAAGCTCGCCGAGAAAAAAGAGAAGCTACAGAATCAGTCCTCGGCCGGCGGCGGCACGGGCTACTCCGTCGAGAAGACGGGTGACGCAACGGTTGCACTCGTCGGGTTTCCGAGCGTCGGCAAGTCCTCGCTATTGAACTCGCTGACGAACGCCGAAAGCGAGACCGGTGACTACGAGTTTACGACCCTCGACGTGAATCCAGGCATGTGTAAACATCGCGGTGCGAACATGCAGTTACTGGACGTGCCCGGACTAATCAAGGGTGCAGCCACCGGAAAAGGCGACGGCAAGCAAGTTCTCGCGGTCGTCCGCAACGCCGACCTCATCCTCTTCGTCCTCTCGGTGTTCGAAATCGAGCAGTACGACCGCCTTCAGGAGGAGTTGTACAATATCAACATTCGCGTCGACAAACAACCACCACGGGTAACCGTCCGTCCCAAAATCAAAGACGGGATCAAGGTCACCTCGAGTGCTGACCAGGACCTGGACGACGATACGATCAAGGAAGTCCTTCGCGATCAGGGCTACGTCAACGCTGACCTGAACCTGGGCGAAAAAGTCGACATCGACCGACTCATCGACGGTTTGATGGAAAATCGTGAGTACATCCCCTCTATCACCTGCGTCAACAAGGTCGACCTGATCAACCCCGAGTACAAGGAGACGGTCGACCAACAGTTGCGCGACCGCGGACTCGACCCCGAGGAAGTGACGTTCATTAGTGCCGAGAAGGAGAAAGGACTCGAGGCACTCAAAGACCGGATGTGGGACAATCTCGACCTCATCCGCGTCTACATGGACAAGCCCGGTCGCGGGGTCGACTACGAGGAGCCACTGGTCATCAAGGCCGGGTCGACCATCGAGGACGCCGTCGAGAAACTCGGCGGCGAGATGCAAGAGCGCTTCCGATTCGCCCGCGTTTCGGGGCCCAGTGCGACCCACGACAAACAGCAAGTAGGCGACCAGCACGTCCTCGAGGACGAAGACGTGCTCAAACTGATTTTGCGGCGGTGA
- a CDS encoding hybrid sensor histidine kinase/response regulator: MGSDINVLYVNDNTELLELVSNRLEREEGRLDVDTAESVEQAMEVFQSDSVDCVLSDYHMPQQTGLDFLRLVRAEDAELPFILFTETGSETVASDSISAGVTDYVIKQTIGDPSELLAQKIVSYVDSRREKQRLERMDKQLRELTESTDDVLWIFSPDWEEIHFVNSSYETVFGQSVESVKANPQSFLDPVHDEDRDRVIQTMRRVSNGESVQIEYRVNKSEAIQLWVESRCRPMRDDHGEIDFITGFTRDITEEKHHEESLVLKNEQLESFAATVAHDLRNPLNVADGNIDLAREQVDSPYLETSAEAIAEMAVLIDELLTLAKKGATIDEQSRVSFDELLQISSNNIEMTDATLVIEGSAVIQCDPARTREALENLLRNALEHAGTSVTITAGILGQGDGFYVEDDGPGIPPEAREKVFDRGHTTAAAGTGFGLAIVEQIVVAHGWEIGVTESATGGARFEITGVSVLE; encoded by the coding sequence ATGGGAAGCGACATTAACGTGTTATATGTCAACGATAACACCGAGTTACTCGAGTTGGTCAGCAATCGGTTAGAACGCGAAGAGGGCCGACTTGACGTCGACACCGCCGAATCGGTCGAACAAGCTATGGAGGTTTTCCAGTCCGATTCTGTAGACTGTGTTCTCAGCGATTACCACATGCCCCAACAGACCGGGCTCGACTTTCTCCGATTGGTACGAGCCGAAGACGCCGAACTACCGTTCATACTGTTCACCGAAACGGGGAGCGAGACTGTCGCCAGCGACAGTATCAGTGCCGGGGTAACGGATTATGTAATTAAACAGACGATTGGAGACCCATCCGAGCTGTTAGCGCAAAAGATCGTCTCGTACGTTGATTCCCGGCGTGAGAAACAGCGCCTCGAGCGGATGGACAAACAGCTCCGAGAGCTGACCGAGTCGACGGACGACGTCCTCTGGATTTTTTCGCCGGATTGGGAGGAGATACACTTCGTTAACTCGTCGTACGAGACTGTTTTCGGGCAGTCGGTCGAATCGGTCAAAGCGAATCCACAGTCATTCCTCGACCCGGTTCACGACGAAGATCGCGATCGAGTGATCCAGACGATGAGGCGGGTCTCAAACGGCGAATCCGTGCAGATCGAGTACCGGGTCAACAAATCCGAGGCGATACAACTCTGGGTCGAATCGCGATGTAGGCCGATGCGAGACGACCATGGAGAAATTGACTTCATCACCGGGTTCACGCGTGACATCACTGAAGAGAAACACCACGAAGAGAGCCTCGTACTCAAGAACGAACAGTTAGAATCGTTTGCCGCTACGGTTGCACACGACCTTCGAAACCCGTTGAACGTCGCCGACGGGAACATCGACCTGGCCAGAGAACAGGTCGATAGCCCATATCTCGAGACCAGTGCGGAGGCGATCGCCGAGATGGCAGTGCTGATCGACGAACTGCTGACGCTGGCGAAAAAAGGTGCGACAATCGACGAACAGTCGCGCGTCTCGTTCGACGAACTCCTCCAGATAAGTAGCAATAACATCGAAATGACAGACGCAACGCTCGTTATCGAGGGATCAGCGGTAATTCAATGTGACCCCGCTCGAACGCGAGAGGCCCTGGAAAACCTGTTACGAAACGCCCTCGAACACGCCGGCACGTCGGTGACGATCACAGCCGGTATCCTCGGACAGGGGGACGGGTTTTATGTCGAAGACGACGGGCCGGGGATCCCCCCGGAAGCGCGCGAGAAGGTATTCGACAGAGGACACACAACGGCGGCAGCTGGAACCGGGTTCGGTTTGGCCATTGTCGAACAGATCGTCGTGGCACATGGGTGGGAGATTGGAGTCACCGAGAGTGCCACTGGCGGGGCCAGGTTCGAAATTACCGGGGTATCGGTTCTCGAATGA
- a CDS encoding alpha/beta fold hydrolase: MPYLECNGAELYYETNGSGPPVVLLHGVMASCRFFEPQLTDLSDAFQVSALDYRGHGRSEKTELGHTVAEYARDLEAFLEQRGLEEVVLVGWSLGAFVSWEYVDQFGTDRLRGLVDVDMEATRFQWDDYEYGIIDLEGLTEIMSLVQTDRSSLIERITKQVYKEPPDADRWVLQVDELSRTPAPIKSAILFDASLCDYRAVLPEIDVPALVCAGTDEKRGTVASVKAVADAMPDATFERFEDSGHCPHLEEPDRFNRILTEFVQSV, from the coding sequence ATGCCATACCTCGAGTGTAACGGCGCGGAGCTGTACTACGAAACGAACGGCTCGGGCCCACCCGTCGTGCTGTTACACGGTGTGATGGCGAGTTGCCGCTTTTTCGAACCGCAGCTAACCGACCTTTCGGACGCGTTTCAGGTGAGTGCGCTTGACTACAGAGGCCACGGCCGCTCTGAAAAGACGGAGTTGGGGCATACGGTCGCCGAGTACGCTCGTGATCTCGAGGCTTTTCTGGAACAACGCGGTCTCGAGGAGGTCGTCCTCGTTGGCTGGTCGTTGGGCGCGTTCGTCTCCTGGGAGTACGTGGATCAGTTCGGAACTGACCGACTACGAGGGCTGGTCGACGTCGATATGGAGGCGACCCGTTTTCAGTGGGACGACTACGAATACGGGATCATCGACCTCGAGGGACTCACCGAGATCATGTCGCTGGTGCAGACGGATCGCTCGAGTCTCATCGAACGGATTACGAAGCAGGTGTACAAGGAGCCGCCGGACGCCGACCGGTGGGTCCTGCAGGTCGACGAACTCTCGAGAACGCCTGCTCCGATCAAGAGTGCGATCCTCTTCGATGCGAGTCTGTGTGACTATCGGGCGGTCCTCCCCGAAATAGACGTCCCGGCGCTGGTGTGTGCGGGTACCGACGAAAAACGTGGCACCGTCGCCTCGGTGAAAGCCGTCGCCGACGCGATGCCCGATGCCACGTTCGAACGATTCGAAGACAGCGGCCACTGTCCGCATCTCGAGGAACCCGACCGGTTTAACCGAATTCTCACCGAGTTCGTTCAGTCGGTCTGA
- a CDS encoding AIR synthase family protein, translating into MTEPSLGKIDRSFFEDHIATRLGAGRDDVALGPTHGVDFGVVDVGGQALVTATDPISILPELGLERAARFALDLILADVAVSGIPPSHLSICFTLPPEMSDEAFATVWETIHTECTDLGVAVVTGHTARYSGCSYPWVGGATVLGVGNHEDVIRPDGARVGDRLLLTTGPAAEAVGLLSTLFGDRVGVSGPTLEAAQSRLEDVYCVRDALTAAATGPVTAMHDVTEGGLAGALNEMAAGSGTQFRVDRESVPLAPGVAEVCAALEFDPWKATSCGSLLIAVEPDSVNDVCEALEARETRVAEIGTVRPRDSEDAPAVLASGDPLEHPVADPSWEAYARLLDGEGNE; encoded by the coding sequence GTGACCGAACCCTCGCTCGGCAAGATAGATCGCTCCTTCTTCGAGGACCACATCGCTACCCGCCTCGGTGCTGGCCGCGACGACGTGGCGCTCGGGCCGACACACGGCGTCGACTTCGGGGTCGTCGACGTTGGTGGACAGGCGCTGGTGACGGCGACTGATCCGATTTCGATACTGCCGGAACTCGGCCTCGAGCGGGCCGCCCGGTTCGCCCTCGATCTGATTCTGGCGGACGTCGCCGTCAGCGGAATCCCTCCGTCCCACCTCTCGATCTGTTTTACGCTCCCGCCGGAGATGAGCGACGAAGCGTTCGCCACGGTCTGGGAGACCATCCACACGGAGTGTACGGACCTCGGCGTCGCCGTCGTCACCGGGCACACGGCCCGCTACAGCGGCTGTTCGTACCCCTGGGTCGGTGGTGCGACCGTCCTCGGCGTGGGGAATCACGAGGACGTCATCCGGCCCGATGGGGCTCGAGTCGGCGACAGACTCCTGTTGACGACCGGGCCTGCCGCCGAGGCCGTCGGACTCTTGAGCACGCTCTTTGGCGACCGCGTCGGGGTTTCCGGGCCGACGCTCGAAGCCGCTCAGTCGCGACTCGAGGACGTCTATTGTGTTCGCGATGCCCTCACGGCGGCCGCTACCGGGCCAGTGACGGCGATGCACGATGTCACGGAGGGTGGGCTCGCCGGGGCCCTGAACGAGATGGCAGCGGGGTCGGGCACCCAGTTTCGGGTCGACCGTGAGTCGGTCCCGCTGGCCCCTGGCGTGGCCGAAGTGTGTGCCGCCCTCGAGTTCGACCCCTGGAAAGCGACCAGTTGTGGCTCGCTCCTTATCGCCGTCGAGCCAGACAGTGTGAACGACGTGTGTGAGGCCCTCGAGGCTCGAGAGACTCGCGTGGCCGAGATTGGAACGGTTCGTCCTCGTGACTCCGAAGACGCGCCCGCCGTCCTCGCCAGCGGGGACCCTCTCGAGCATCCGGTTGCCGACCCCTCGTGGGAGGCCTACGCCCGACTCCTCGATGGCGAAGGGAACGAGTGA
- the mutS gene encoding DNA mismatch repair protein MutS, with protein MTEATGIVGEFLALKEETDADVLAMQCGDFYEFFGDDAELVGEELDLKVTSKSSQGQSYPMAGVPLKDLTPYLKALVERGYRVAVADQYETDDGHAREIVRVVTPGTLLETSDADAQYLAAIVAGAGTGSSGRSSTGGDSSAGEAMYGLAFADITTGRFLVANAEDVDEAMTECYRFDPVEILPGPHVRTDDELLTQLRDRLDARLSLADTESFAPKRATHRLRGQFGDETVDRLELSEATRSAAGAVLSYVEETGAGVLASMTRLQTHRGDDHVTLDVTTQRNLELTETMHGDRSGSLFATIDHTETSAGGRLLKEWLQRPRRSLEVLETRQASVEALAASALARDELREVLGEAYDLERLASRATHGSADAQDLLSVRDTLAVLPRVAECIESTPDLASSPLTDILGRVDGDQAAALQQRLAEALADDPPSTVRQGGLLARGFEDELDDLIDRHEAVIEWLETLADREKREHDLSHVSVDRNKTDGYYIQVGRSVADQVPDHYEEIKQLKNSKRFTTDELEAKEREILRLEEQRGELEYELFQELRADVADHATLLQDVGRTLATIDALASLASHAAENGWVRPTVHDGDALEITQGRHPVVEQTTEFVPNDVSMDHDRGFLLVTGPNMSGKSTYMRQVACIVLLAQIGGFVPAREAEIGLVDGIFTRVGALDELAQGRSTFMVEMSELSNILHAATEESLVILDEVGRGTATYDGISIAWAATEYLHNEIGAKTLFATHYHELTGLADTLPRVANVHVAADERDGDVTFLRTVRDGPTDRSYGIHVAGLAGVPDPVVDRARDVLDRLREEKAIEAKGGGSSDPVQTVFDVSSGSFRGPANADGGEPEPDAGETIDADTKAVLEELSSVDVNATSPVELLARVQEWQATLDD; from the coding sequence ATGACCGAGGCGACGGGGATCGTCGGCGAGTTTCTTGCGTTGAAAGAGGAAACGGACGCCGACGTGCTGGCGATGCAGTGTGGGGATTTCTACGAGTTCTTCGGGGACGACGCGGAACTCGTCGGCGAGGAACTCGACCTCAAAGTGACCTCCAAATCCTCCCAGGGACAGTCCTATCCGATGGCCGGCGTCCCCTTAAAAGACCTGACGCCGTATCTCAAAGCCCTCGTCGAACGCGGCTATCGCGTGGCCGTCGCCGACCAGTACGAAACCGACGACGGCCACGCACGGGAAATCGTCCGCGTCGTCACCCCGGGGACGTTGCTCGAGACGAGCGACGCGGACGCCCAGTATCTGGCCGCCATCGTCGCTGGTGCGGGCACTGGCTCGAGCGGACGGTCGAGTACGGGCGGCGATTCCAGCGCGGGCGAAGCGATGTACGGCCTCGCCTTTGCCGACATCACGACGGGTCGGTTCCTCGTTGCGAATGCCGAAGACGTCGACGAGGCGATGACCGAGTGTTACCGGTTCGACCCCGTTGAAATCCTCCCCGGCCCGCACGTGCGGACCGACGACGAGTTGCTCACCCAGCTTCGTGACCGACTCGACGCGCGGCTCTCGCTCGCCGACACCGAATCGTTCGCCCCGAAGCGGGCGACACACCGTCTCCGGGGGCAGTTCGGTGACGAGACCGTCGACCGACTCGAACTGAGCGAGGCGACCCGGTCGGCGGCCGGTGCCGTCCTCTCCTACGTCGAAGAGACGGGTGCCGGTGTGCTGGCGTCGATGACACGCCTCCAGACCCACCGTGGGGACGACCACGTAACCCTCGACGTCACCACCCAGCGCAATCTCGAGTTGACCGAAACGATGCACGGCGACCGCTCGGGGTCGCTGTTTGCGACCATCGATCACACCGAGACCAGTGCCGGCGGCCGGCTACTCAAAGAGTGGCTCCAGCGACCCCGGCGCTCGCTCGAGGTGCTGGAAACCCGCCAGGCAAGCGTCGAAGCGCTGGCCGCTAGCGCGCTCGCTCGCGACGAACTCCGGGAGGTACTCGGCGAGGCATACGACCTCGAGCGACTGGCCTCGCGAGCCACCCACGGCAGTGCCGACGCCCAGGACCTGCTTTCGGTGCGAGACACGCTCGCGGTGTTGCCCCGCGTCGCCGAGTGTATCGAATCGACGCCCGACCTGGCGAGTTCCCCGCTCACCGACATCCTCGGGCGGGTGGATGGCGACCAAGCGGCTGCCCTGCAACAACGTCTGGCCGAGGCGCTGGCCGACGATCCGCCCTCGACCGTTCGACAGGGCGGGTTGCTCGCTCGAGGGTTCGAGGACGAACTCGACGACCTCATCGACCGCCACGAGGCCGTCATCGAGTGGCTCGAGACGCTCGCCGACCGAGAAAAGCGCGAACACGATCTGAGCCACGTCAGCGTCGACCGAAACAAGACCGACGGCTACTACATCCAGGTCGGCCGCTCGGTCGCCGACCAGGTCCCAGACCACTACGAGGAGATCAAACAGCTCAAAAACTCCAAACGGTTCACTACCGACGAACTCGAGGCCAAAGAGCGTGAAATCCTGCGCCTCGAGGAACAACGCGGCGAACTGGAGTACGAACTGTTCCAGGAGCTTCGAGCCGACGTGGCCGACCACGCGACGCTGTTACAGGACGTCGGGAGAACGCTGGCGACGATCGACGCGCTCGCGAGTCTGGCGAGTCACGCCGCCGAGAACGGCTGGGTTCGGCCGACGGTACACGATGGCGACGCGCTCGAGATCACACAGGGCCGTCACCCGGTCGTCGAACAGACGACGGAGTTCGTCCCAAACGACGTGTCGATGGACCACGACCGGGGCTTCCTGCTCGTGACAGGACCGAATATGTCCGGCAAGTCGACGTACATGCGACAGGTCGCCTGTATCGTCCTGCTCGCCCAGATCGGTGGCTTCGTCCCTGCACGAGAGGCCGAAATCGGGCTCGTCGACGGGATATTCACCCGCGTCGGCGCGCTGGACGAACTCGCACAGGGCCGCTCGACGTTCATGGTCGAGATGAGCGAACTCTCGAACATCTTACACGCCGCGACCGAGGAGTCACTCGTCATCCTCGACGAAGTCGGGCGCGGGACGGCGACCTACGACGGCATCTCCATCGCCTGGGCGGCCACCGAGTATCTGCACAACGAAATCGGGGCGAAGACGCTCTTTGCGACACACTATCACGAGTTGACCGGGCTCGCTGACACTCTGCCAAGAGTCGCCAACGTCCACGTTGCGGCCGACGAACGGGACGGCGACGTCACCTTCCTGCGAACCGTCCGGGACGGCCCGACCGACCGAAGTTACGGTATCCACGTCGCTGGCCTCGCGGGTGTTCCCGACCCGGTCGTCGACCGCGCTCGAGACGTCCTCGACCGACTCCGCGAGGAGAAAGCCATCGAGGCCAAAGGGGGCGGCTCGAGCGACCCCGTCCAGACAGTGTTCGACGTCTCGAGCGGGAGCTTTCGCGGGCCGGCGAACGCCGACGGCGGCGAACCCGAACCGGACGCCGGTGAGACGATCGACGCTGACACGAAGGCCGTCCTCGAGGAGCTTTCGTCGGTCGACGTGAACGCGACGTCTCCCGTCGAGTTACTGGCCAGGGTACAGGAGTGGCAAGCGACATTGGACGACTGA
- a CDS encoding ABC transporter permease subunit yields the protein MSWIAVAKKDFRDAVQSRALWALLAVFVLFSVMTTYAYVEVPEAFGAQSGEVSFAGMVFFLAGITGLFVALAAIVVCYKSVAGERELGSIKLLLGLPHTRGEVFLGKVVGRAAVIAVTLGIGLLIGVGFGALLLGTIQVVPVVLFVMTAVLFAGVYATIIVGLSATTGSTSRATTLALGFFVVFELAWDVVPLGVVYVANGFSMPQQMPDWVFLVMQIPPSSAYFSSLVALLPAFADEANAQTQAAGFDAFYATPEIGFVVLALWLIVPLAVGYVRFNSTDL from the coding sequence ATGAGCTGGATCGCCGTCGCCAAGAAGGACTTCCGCGATGCCGTTCAGTCTCGAGCGCTATGGGCCTTGCTGGCCGTCTTCGTGCTGTTTTCGGTCATGACTACGTACGCCTACGTCGAGGTGCCGGAGGCGTTCGGTGCCCAGTCCGGCGAGGTTTCGTTCGCCGGGATGGTCTTTTTCCTGGCAGGTATTACCGGACTCTTCGTCGCACTTGCGGCCATCGTCGTCTGTTACAAGTCAGTCGCTGGTGAGCGAGAACTGGGGAGCATCAAACTGCTCCTTGGATTGCCCCACACTCGTGGCGAGGTGTTTCTCGGGAAAGTTGTCGGTCGAGCGGCCGTCATCGCGGTGACCCTCGGCATCGGACTCCTGATCGGTGTCGGCTTCGGAGCGCTCTTGCTGGGGACGATTCAGGTCGTCCCGGTCGTCCTCTTCGTCATGACGGCCGTCCTGTTCGCCGGCGTGTACGCAACGATCATCGTTGGCCTTTCGGCGACGACAGGGTCGACGTCTCGAGCGACCACGCTCGCACTCGGCTTTTTCGTCGTGTTCGAACTCGCCTGGGACGTCGTCCCACTCGGTGTCGTCTACGTCGCCAACGGGTTCTCGATGCCCCAGCAGATGCCCGACTGGGTCTTTCTCGTGATGCAGATTCCGCCATCTTCGGCGTACTTCTCGTCGCTCGTCGCGTTGCTACCGGCGTTCGCTGACGAAGCGAACGCCCAGACGCAGGCTGCGGGGTTCGATGCGTTCTACGCGACACCGGAAATCGGCTTCGTCGTCCTCGCACTGTGGCTCATCGTCCCGCTGGCGGTTGGCTACGTTCGCTTCAATTCGACGGACCTCTGA
- a CDS encoding ABC transporter ATP-binding protein — translation MAAIELEGLTKHFGDVVAVDDLDLTIEEGEIFGFLGPNGAGKSTTIDILLDFTRPTAGSATVLGHDAQAESLAVRQRTGVLPDGYHVYDRLTGRQHIEFVLESKAVDQDIDALLERVGILEAADRKAGGYSKGMTQRLVLAMALVGDPDLLVLDEPSTGLDPNGAREMRDIIRRENDRGTTVFFSSHIMEQVEAICDRVAIINRGQLVAVDTVDGLRDATETATTMWISAADVDEEMLATVADCEGVTNAVYEGGQVVVTLFGGSKYDVLQTLDSAGATIADFSVDESSLEDLFVQYTIEEQEVRA, via the coding sequence ATGGCTGCGATAGAACTCGAGGGATTGACGAAGCACTTCGGCGACGTCGTGGCGGTCGACGACTTGGACCTTACGATCGAGGAGGGCGAAATATTCGGCTTCCTGGGACCGAACGGGGCCGGGAAATCGACGACCATCGATATCTTGCTCGATTTCACGCGTCCGACGGCTGGTAGCGCGACCGTACTCGGCCACGACGCACAGGCCGAGAGCCTCGCCGTGCGACAACGAACCGGCGTGTTGCCCGATGGCTACCACGTCTACGACCGACTCACCGGCCGTCAGCACATCGAGTTCGTGTTGGAATCGAAGGCGGTCGACCAGGATATCGACGCCTTGCTCGAGCGTGTCGGCATTCTCGAGGCTGCCGACCGGAAGGCAGGTGGCTACTCGAAGGGGATGACCCAGCGACTCGTCCTCGCGATGGCGCTCGTGGGCGACCCGGACCTGCTCGTGCTGGACGAACCGTCCACGGGACTCGACCCCAACGGTGCTCGTGAGATGCGCGATATTATCCGGAGGGAAAACGACCGTGGCACGACCGTCTTCTTCTCGAGTCACATCATGGAACAGGTCGAAGCCATCTGTGACCGGGTGGCCATCATCAATCGCGGGCAACTGGTCGCGGTCGATACCGTCGACGGCTTGCGAGATGCCACCGAGACGGCCACGACGATGTGGATTTCGGCAGCCGACGTGGACGAGGAGATGCTGGCGACGGTGGCCGACTGCGAGGGCGTCACCAACGCCGTTTACGAGGGCGGGCAGGTCGTGGTGACGCTGTTCGGTGGCTCGAAGTACGACGTGCTGCAAACCCTCGATTCCGCGGGAGCCACCATTGCCGATTTCAGTGTCGACGAATCCTCGCTCGAGGACCTGTTCGTGCAGTACACGATCGAAGAGCAGGAGGTGCGGGCATGA